One part of the Tautonia rosea genome encodes these proteins:
- a CDS encoding DUF7133 domain-containing protein codes for MLRSGLNPIPLLLLGLVTLCPAAIATAIAQGLEFSGYRAERLPLPADVLPSCMAVRPDGTLAVGSMDGDILLLLDSDDDGIPDAYHRWAGTLPHWPLGMIAEGDDLIVATRSALIRLSDTDGDNWADRWLTITDEWDVTRDHHDWTTGIARWPDGSYVVSPVTDDVRERSVEGRHHLRGKAIKVDPETGSVDILAHGLRYPTGWATRSTDGLVVFTDNQGQQKTNCEINVLRPGHWYGYPSQADPPSGPEDAPLYTPNILIPYPWARSVNGLAFAETEGNFGPLEGQLVLCEYNNRFILRASLEEVDGEIQGACYPFLGSLLGPLTLAFAPDGTLYVGSIREPSWGAEPEQGAIYRVRFAGDPVFGIAEATAEPDGFTLCFFTDPPDPDLVLDPTRYAVKRYHHVFQGAYHSPPTDIEFLSVASVEPGDEPHSVRLTLREPLLPGRIYEIRADLPGAEPDIAHYTLHRIPQP; via the coding sequence ATGCTTCGCTCTGGACTCAACCCAATCCCGCTGCTCCTCCTCGGCCTGGTTACCCTCTGCCCTGCTGCGATTGCTACTGCGATCGCCCAGGGCCTTGAGTTCTCCGGCTACCGCGCCGAGCGTCTCCCCTTGCCCGCCGACGTCCTGCCAAGCTGCATGGCCGTTCGCCCCGATGGCACTCTGGCGGTCGGTTCGATGGATGGCGATATCCTTCTCTTGCTCGATTCCGACGATGACGGCATCCCAGACGCCTACCACCGATGGGCCGGCACCCTGCCCCATTGGCCGCTCGGGATGATCGCCGAGGGAGACGACCTGATCGTCGCCACCCGGTCGGCCCTCATTCGCCTCTCAGACACCGACGGAGACAACTGGGCCGATCGCTGGCTTACCATCACCGATGAGTGGGACGTGACCCGCGACCACCACGACTGGACCACCGGCATCGCCCGCTGGCCCGACGGCTCGTACGTCGTCAGCCCCGTGACCGACGACGTCCGCGAGCGCTCCGTCGAAGGCCGTCACCACCTCCGCGGCAAGGCGATCAAGGTCGATCCCGAAACCGGATCGGTCGACATCCTCGCCCACGGCCTCCGCTACCCGACCGGTTGGGCCACCCGATCGACCGACGGCCTCGTCGTCTTCACCGACAACCAGGGACAGCAGAAAACCAATTGCGAGATCAATGTCCTCCGCCCCGGCCACTGGTACGGCTACCCGAGCCAGGCCGACCCCCCCTCCGGCCCCGAAGACGCCCCCCTCTATACGCCGAACATCCTCATCCCCTATCCCTGGGCCCGATCGGTCAACGGCCTCGCCTTCGCCGAGACAGAAGGGAATTTCGGACCGCTCGAAGGTCAGCTCGTGCTCTGCGAATATAACAACCGCTTCATTCTGCGAGCCTCGCTTGAAGAGGTCGACGGAGAAATCCAGGGGGCCTGCTACCCGTTCCTCGGCAGCCTGCTCGGCCCCTTGACGCTCGCCTTTGCCCCCGACGGCACTCTCTACGTCGGCAGCATCCGCGAACCCTCCTGGGGAGCCGAGCCCGAGCAAGGCGCGATCTACCGCGTCCGGTTTGCCGGCGACCCCGTCTTCGGCATCGCCGAGGCCACGGCCGAGCCCGACGGGTTCACCCTCTGCTTTTTCACCGATCCCCCCGATCCTGACCTCGTCCTCGATCCAACTCGCTACGCCGTCAAACGCTACCACCATGTCTTCCAGGGCGCCTATCATTCCCCGCCGACCGACATCGAGTTCCTCTCTGTTGCCTCGGTCGAGCCGGGTGACGAGCCTCACTCCGTCCGACTCACCCTCCGCGAACCGCTCCTTCCCGGCCGGATCTATGAGATCCGTGCCGACCTTCCCGGAGCCGAGCCCGACATCGCCCACTACACCCTGCACCGCATTCCCCAACCCTGA
- the trmB gene encoding tRNA (guanine(46)-N(7))-methyltransferase TrmB, with product MEHDSSALETEFGVPIPGRVLPESEWARTAIKRLPPPEEGPLDWAAIFGREAPIVLDLGCGNGRFTLLSALNRPDHDHVAIDIVPAVVRYATKRANQRGLHNVRVAVKDAQSFLRSYVPHESVSEIHLYHPQPYHDPNDARLRLVTPAVLKHIHRALKPGGLFVVQTDSPEYWEYMTQILPSFFTVRPHPSPWPDAPEGRSRREILARSRGLPIFRAVCTRRDDLRQGDIRELVQNLPRPDFVSRGPSAELDALEAGEGDAGPSRSRPGPRRSRPSGRRRRPS from the coding sequence ATGGAACACGACTCCTCCGCCCTCGAAACCGAATTTGGCGTACCCATTCCCGGCCGCGTCCTTCCTGAGTCCGAATGGGCTCGCACGGCCATCAAGCGCCTCCCCCCGCCCGAGGAAGGCCCGCTTGACTGGGCTGCGATCTTCGGCCGAGAGGCCCCGATCGTTCTCGACCTCGGCTGCGGCAACGGTCGCTTCACCCTGCTCAGTGCCCTGAATCGTCCCGATCACGACCACGTCGCTATCGACATTGTTCCTGCCGTCGTCCGCTACGCCACCAAGCGCGCGAATCAGCGCGGCCTCCATAATGTTCGCGTGGCCGTTAAGGATGCACAATCGTTCCTTCGCTCGTATGTTCCTCACGAAAGCGTTTCCGAAATCCACCTCTATCATCCTCAGCCTTACCACGACCCGAACGACGCTCGCTTGCGCCTCGTGACACCCGCCGTGCTCAAGCACATCCATCGCGCCTTGAAACCCGGCGGCCTGTTCGTCGTCCAGACCGACAGCCCCGAGTACTGGGAGTACATGACCCAGATTCTCCCCTCCTTCTTCACCGTCCGGCCCCACCCCTCCCCCTGGCCCGATGCCCCCGAAGGCCGCTCGCGTCGCGAAATCCTCGCCCGCAGCCGCGGTCTTCCCATCTTCCGAGCCGTCTGCACTCGTCGCGACGACCTTCGCCAGGGTGACATCCGCGAACTCGTCCAGAACCTCCCCCGCCCCGACTTCGTCAGCCGAGGCCCCTCCGCCGAACTCGACGCTCTGGAAGCCGGCGAGGGCGACGCCGGCCCCAGCCGCAGCCGCCCCGGCCCACGCCGTTCCCGGCCCTCCGGTCGCCGTCGCCGACCCTCCTGA
- a CDS encoding CHAT domain-containing protein: MSASNRNGTRPGEGRSGERRPHAIIERFERASIDEVEAILSSPTSEDERALRRYLGDDRFRRMRALAVAQPSSTRGSRSSPRGNVVVLPGLMGSALHAIDRRGNDQEIWLNLWRLARGGIGRLQLASDGVLQADPAFSTRTGNVLWKYYGELVLAMRRDWRVVVFTYDWRKDLRLAADALLASINTHFGPDEPVHLVAHSMGGLVARSFIERHGDRWRSMWSGGEERRSRGGRLVMLGTPNHGSYLVPQVLCGLANTVWMLERLDLSRDMAGMMRVVHSFPGVYQLLPSPLVDANAEPLYDPSTYGSTGVSSRHLAGARAFHEGLARSLEEPEVRQAIEQRLIYVAGKGLETPDGIAPGKLDHLARVPQPKGFDLASHYLFTTEGDGSVSRRLGQLRDREGNVIRVRTFTVQNEHAAMLENPNVLNSVNEVLQFGDLRSRMTRSAGQSVSGLPGAVVEHDWSDPAEAPGLERHADREAARRWSDRHEAQRAAFEVSLNRTRSQRAALRTIEEADGDLESIEPTHESRVLEELILGQVVAATGGPAESQGGSSVANEPPRISIHLAIDEIAAIGSRALRVEGGSDAPPIDAIALGHYTGETPRPGDPAWELDDCVSRCRCPETMSTGEANSGSPALSHAHRFLGPMIERGLAQGAVGQPYFVPDPREPSRVIALCGMGVPGGFGAPELTVLARELLWALGKLGKQHLAAAPIGTKNANLPPAEAAEAWVRGIKLAFGGLDVADNQRVKHLTFVLSDPRIVPEVDRTFRQFQKEFQRTNRLVLDYQPMSEEQLSALEDRAIEFEREEFSRQWAERRQRWRMNGSMGPKGDGEGDDPVRITVRFGPGDMSNRRVFRFGAVTRSAALPMREIDVDPSLVASANDELATEYDPDRQFARGRFLGQLVLPRDFRPLLRTGGPLVMMLDATSARIHWEMVARPELWNQGDAIEDQEPSIRGMLDGSAFLGTSRGLTRQLISGFGAPPEPPPPKRRFLRVLVVADPAVDAPLPGARREGIATVELFRAFNTAWGHSGNIVEVDALIGPEEATRTNVLRLLMGRTYDAFHYAGHAFYEENDPARSGLVFSDGQVISAHEMRRVDRVPRFVFVNACESGVVPSRLEQGVVGYHPGLAPSFAESFFERGVSNFVCTAWPVHDEAATVFSQTLYRGLLGLAEGDEGRIEGSRPQVIHRAMQAARLAVARLAQVPGGALSWGAYQHYGNPEFAFFDGSRMDRGEAAVVAFEPGSAGDSGSKGEPRRGPSRRSRRPPRPEEGLA, translated from the coding sequence ATGAGCGCATCGAACAGGAACGGGACCAGGCCCGGCGAGGGCCGGTCTGGTGAGCGGCGGCCTCACGCCATCATCGAGCGGTTTGAACGAGCCTCAATTGACGAGGTTGAGGCGATCTTGTCGAGCCCGACGTCGGAAGACGAGCGGGCCTTGCGGCGTTATCTCGGCGACGATCGGTTTCGACGGATGCGAGCGCTGGCCGTGGCGCAACCGTCGAGTACGAGGGGATCGCGGTCGAGCCCTCGGGGGAACGTGGTGGTGCTGCCCGGCCTGATGGGAAGCGCTCTGCACGCGATCGACCGGAGAGGGAACGATCAGGAAATCTGGTTGAACCTCTGGCGGCTGGCTCGAGGGGGGATCGGCCGCCTGCAACTGGCAAGCGATGGGGTCTTGCAGGCGGACCCGGCATTTTCGACTCGGACCGGGAATGTCTTGTGGAAGTACTACGGGGAGCTGGTGCTGGCGATGCGCCGGGACTGGCGGGTGGTCGTGTTTACGTATGACTGGCGGAAGGATTTGCGGCTGGCGGCCGACGCCCTGCTGGCGAGCATCAATACGCATTTTGGCCCCGATGAGCCGGTGCATCTGGTGGCACACTCCATGGGAGGACTGGTGGCTCGCAGTTTCATTGAACGTCATGGAGACCGATGGCGGTCGATGTGGTCGGGAGGTGAGGAGCGTCGGTCGCGGGGAGGGCGACTGGTCATGCTCGGGACACCGAACCACGGGTCGTACCTGGTGCCTCAGGTGCTGTGTGGGCTGGCAAACACGGTCTGGATGCTGGAGCGGCTGGATCTCTCGCGAGACATGGCGGGGATGATGCGGGTCGTGCATTCGTTCCCTGGAGTGTATCAATTGCTGCCGTCTCCGCTCGTCGATGCGAATGCGGAACCGTTATATGATCCCTCAACGTATGGGTCGACGGGGGTGTCGAGCCGGCATCTGGCGGGGGCTCGGGCGTTTCATGAGGGGCTGGCGCGGTCGCTTGAGGAGCCGGAAGTGAGGCAGGCGATTGAACAGCGCTTGATCTACGTGGCCGGGAAAGGGCTGGAGACTCCCGACGGGATCGCGCCGGGCAAGCTCGATCACCTGGCCCGCGTGCCGCAGCCGAAGGGGTTTGACCTGGCATCGCATTACCTGTTTACCACCGAGGGAGATGGAAGCGTTTCCCGGCGCCTGGGGCAGTTGCGCGATCGGGAGGGGAATGTGATCCGCGTGCGAACGTTCACAGTTCAAAATGAGCATGCGGCAATGCTTGAGAACCCGAACGTTTTGAATTCCGTAAACGAGGTGCTCCAGTTCGGCGACCTGCGGAGCCGGATGACGCGCAGTGCGGGGCAGTCGGTATCAGGCTTGCCGGGAGCTGTTGTGGAGCACGATTGGAGCGACCCAGCCGAGGCGCCAGGCCTTGAACGGCACGCCGATCGTGAGGCGGCCCGACGGTGGTCGGATCGACACGAGGCGCAGCGGGCGGCCTTCGAGGTCTCGTTGAACCGGACCCGATCGCAACGAGCGGCCTTGAGAACGATTGAGGAGGCCGATGGGGATCTGGAGTCGATCGAACCGACGCATGAATCGCGGGTCCTGGAAGAGTTGATCCTGGGACAGGTGGTCGCGGCGACGGGTGGACCGGCGGAATCGCAGGGGGGATCGTCGGTGGCGAATGAGCCGCCCAGAATCAGCATTCACCTTGCGATTGATGAAATTGCGGCGATCGGCTCGCGAGCGTTACGGGTCGAAGGGGGGAGCGATGCGCCGCCAATCGACGCGATCGCCCTGGGACATTACACGGGAGAGACACCGAGGCCAGGTGATCCGGCCTGGGAACTGGATGATTGCGTGAGCCGGTGCCGATGTCCTGAAACGATGAGTACGGGTGAAGCAAACAGTGGCTCGCCGGCGCTCTCGCATGCACACCGGTTTCTGGGACCGATGATCGAGCGGGGGCTCGCGCAAGGGGCGGTCGGGCAGCCGTATTTCGTGCCGGACCCGAGAGAACCGTCTCGGGTCATCGCCCTCTGTGGGATGGGAGTGCCGGGGGGGTTCGGGGCGCCGGAGCTGACGGTGCTGGCCAGAGAGTTGCTGTGGGCGCTCGGGAAGCTGGGGAAACAGCATCTGGCGGCCGCACCGATCGGGACGAAGAACGCGAATCTGCCACCAGCCGAGGCGGCGGAGGCGTGGGTCAGGGGGATCAAGCTGGCGTTCGGCGGGCTTGACGTGGCCGACAACCAGCGGGTCAAACACCTGACGTTTGTGCTGTCCGACCCTCGGATCGTACCGGAAGTGGACCGGACCTTTCGGCAATTCCAAAAGGAATTTCAACGGACGAATCGGCTGGTTCTTGATTATCAGCCAATGAGTGAGGAACAACTGAGTGCGCTGGAGGATCGGGCCATTGAGTTCGAGCGCGAAGAGTTTTCCAGGCAATGGGCCGAGCGTCGGCAGCGGTGGCGGATGAACGGGAGCATGGGGCCAAAGGGGGACGGCGAGGGGGACGATCCGGTGCGGATCACCGTCCGTTTTGGTCCGGGAGACATGTCCAATCGTCGGGTCTTTCGGTTCGGGGCTGTGACGCGATCGGCGGCGTTGCCGATGCGAGAGATCGACGTGGACCCGTCGCTGGTGGCCTCGGCCAATGACGAGCTGGCGACCGAGTACGACCCGGATCGGCAGTTTGCTCGGGGCCGGTTCCTGGGGCAACTGGTCTTGCCGCGCGACTTCCGGCCGTTGCTGCGGACGGGGGGGCCGCTGGTGATGATGCTCGACGCGACCTCGGCGCGGATCCACTGGGAGATGGTGGCCCGGCCCGAGCTCTGGAACCAGGGCGACGCCATCGAGGATCAAGAACCGTCGATTCGAGGAATGCTTGACGGGTCGGCCTTCCTGGGGACGAGCAGGGGCCTGACGCGGCAGTTGATCAGCGGATTCGGGGCGCCTCCGGAGCCGCCGCCGCCGAAGCGGAGATTCTTGCGCGTGCTGGTCGTGGCCGATCCGGCGGTCGATGCACCGTTGCCGGGAGCGAGGCGCGAGGGGATCGCGACGGTCGAGTTGTTCCGGGCATTCAATACGGCCTGGGGGCACTCAGGAAACATTGTGGAAGTGGATGCGTTGATCGGACCCGAGGAGGCGACTCGAACCAATGTCCTGCGTCTGTTGATGGGACGGACGTACGATGCCTTCCACTACGCCGGGCATGCATTCTACGAGGAAAACGATCCGGCGAGATCTGGATTGGTGTTTTCAGACGGCCAGGTGATCTCGGCTCATGAGATGAGGAGAGTGGACCGGGTACCGAGATTTGTGTTTGTGAATGCGTGCGAGTCGGGAGTGGTGCCGTCGCGCCTGGAGCAGGGGGTGGTCGGCTACCATCCAGGGTTGGCGCCGAGCTTCGCGGAGTCGTTCTTCGAGCGGGGGGTGTCGAACTTCGTCTGCACGGCCTGGCCAGTGCACGACGAGGCGGCAACGGTCTTCTCGCAAACGCTTTACCGAGGGTTGCTTGGACTGGCAGAGGGAGACGAAGGGCGGATCGAGGGGTCGCGCCCGCAGGTGATTCATCGGGCGATGCAGGCGGCCCGACTGGCGGTGGCCCGATTGGCTCAGGTGCCGGGAGGGGCGCTGAGTTGGGGAGCGTATCAGCACTACGGGAACCCGGAATTCGCCTTCTTTGATGGATCAAGGATGGACCGGGGGGAGGCAGCGGTGGTGGCGTTCGAACCGGGATCAGCCGGAGATTCAGGTTCGAAAGGGGAGCCTCGCCGGGGACCGTCGAGACGATCGCGCCGACCGCCCCGGCCGGAGGAGGGGCTGGCCTGA
- a CDS encoding lactate racemase domain-containing protein, whose amino-acid sequence MSPISIEFPNVARVRQRTAFPALNDAPSAVAEAIRTSHITARIPKGGRVALTVGSRGIVGIDRITRAAVASLKGLGFAPFVVAAMGSHGKGTAEGQRALLAELGVTEESIGCPIRSEMETVSLGTNSFGLPIHFDRNAFDADGIVLLNRIKPHTSFTGRYESGLLKMLTIGLGKQEGAAQVHKLGLPGLRALLPEVGAFLLRKTPVALGIALLENAEERTAKVEAVEPEELLEVEPRLLDEARQMMGRLPFDQIDVLIVGELGKNYSGTGMDPNVIGRQRVETMPDLPRPVITRLAVLDLSPETQGNATGIGLADLTTDRLVRQIDPEPMRVNCFTSNFLTRARIPLALPTDREVISMSLQTCWRLDGSQVRMVVIPNTLELETMYVSPALADEVSGGETLSFASDFAPLPIGPEGMLDQRRMFPNSVQGRRQVSEPIHHI is encoded by the coding sequence ATGTCGCCGATTTCGATTGAGTTTCCCAACGTCGCCCGAGTCCGTCAGCGGACCGCCTTTCCTGCGCTCAACGACGCTCCGAGCGCAGTGGCCGAGGCGATCCGGACGAGCCACATCACGGCCCGGATTCCGAAAGGGGGACGGGTGGCGTTGACCGTGGGCAGCCGAGGGATTGTCGGGATTGACCGGATTACTCGGGCGGCGGTGGCCTCGCTCAAGGGGCTCGGGTTTGCGCCGTTTGTGGTGGCGGCGATGGGGAGTCACGGCAAGGGGACGGCGGAGGGTCAGCGGGCCTTGCTGGCCGAGCTGGGGGTGACAGAGGAGTCGATCGGCTGCCCGATCCGGTCGGAAATGGAGACGGTCAGCCTGGGGACAAACTCCTTCGGTCTGCCGATCCACTTCGACCGCAACGCGTTTGACGCCGATGGGATCGTCCTGCTCAACCGGATCAAGCCGCACACGTCGTTCACCGGCCGCTATGAGAGCGGCCTGTTGAAGATGCTGACCATTGGGCTGGGCAAGCAGGAAGGGGCGGCGCAGGTACACAAGCTCGGCCTGCCGGGGTTGCGGGCCTTGCTGCCGGAGGTCGGGGCATTCTTGCTGCGAAAGACCCCGGTGGCGCTCGGCATCGCCTTGCTGGAGAACGCCGAGGAACGGACGGCGAAGGTTGAGGCAGTGGAACCGGAAGAGCTGCTGGAGGTTGAACCGCGATTGCTCGACGAGGCAAGGCAGATGATGGGGCGCTTGCCGTTCGATCAGATTGATGTGTTGATCGTGGGAGAACTGGGGAAGAACTACAGCGGGACCGGCATGGACCCGAATGTGATCGGTCGGCAGCGGGTCGAGACAATGCCCGACCTGCCGAGGCCGGTCATCACTCGCCTGGCTGTGCTGGACCTGTCTCCCGAGACACAGGGCAACGCCACCGGGATCGGACTGGCCGACCTGACAACCGATCGCCTGGTCCGGCAGATCGACCCCGAGCCGATGCGGGTTAACTGCTTCACCAGCAACTTCTTGACCCGAGCGCGAATTCCGCTGGCCCTGCCCACCGATCGGGAGGTGATCTCGATGAGTCTGCAAACCTGCTGGCGCCTGGATGGTTCACAGGTAAGGATGGTGGTGATCCCGAATACACTGGAACTGGAAACGATGTACGTCTCGCCGGCACTGGCCGACGAGGTGAGCGGGGGAGAGACGCTGAGCTTCGCCTCGGACTTCGCTCCACTGCCGATTGGGCCCGAGGGGATGCTCGATCAACGGCGGATGTTTCCGAACAGTGTGCAGGGAAGGCGGCAGGTGTCGGAACCAATTCACCACATTTGA
- a CDS encoding sialidase family protein gives MSIAARVLTVIPLGFLLVPAPPAIRADDPVRSEGFIYEEAPFPQCHASTIAETPDGTLVASWFGGTREKHPDVGIWVARKAPGANWSAPAEVANGVQYTTPEGQVVRHPCWNPVLFQAEDGPLLLFYKVGPSPSTWWGMLTTSLDGGSSWETPRRLPEGILGPIKNKPIALPDGSLLCPTSTEDDGWRVHFETTPDLGLTWIRTGPINDGQSIGAIQGSILTRADGSLVALGRSRQARLWQAVSTDGGSSWSEMTLTDLPNPNSGTDAVTLSDGRHLLVYNATERGRSPLNVAISSDDGKSWTMIHTLESEPGEYSYPAVIQAKDGTIHITYTWNRTRIKHVELDPNQI, from the coding sequence ATGTCGATTGCTGCCAGGGTGCTGACCGTCATCCCGCTGGGGTTCCTGCTCGTACCAGCCCCGCCGGCGATCCGGGCCGACGATCCGGTCCGGTCCGAGGGGTTCATCTACGAGGAGGCTCCGTTCCCTCAGTGCCACGCCTCGACCATCGCCGAGACGCCCGATGGCACCCTTGTCGCCTCCTGGTTTGGCGGGACCCGCGAAAAGCACCCTGACGTGGGCATCTGGGTCGCCCGCAAGGCCCCTGGCGCCAACTGGTCGGCCCCCGCCGAGGTGGCCAACGGCGTCCAGTACACCACCCCAGAGGGTCAGGTTGTCCGTCACCCATGCTGGAATCCGGTCCTCTTCCAGGCCGAGGATGGCCCCTTGCTCCTCTTCTACAAGGTCGGCCCCAGTCCGAGCACCTGGTGGGGGATGCTCACCACCAGCCTCGACGGCGGCTCCTCCTGGGAGACCCCCCGACGATTGCCCGAAGGCATCCTCGGCCCAATCAAGAACAAGCCGATCGCCCTGCCCGACGGCTCCCTCCTCTGCCCGACCAGCACCGAGGACGACGGCTGGCGCGTCCACTTCGAGACGACCCCCGACCTCGGCCTCACCTGGATCCGCACCGGACCGATCAACGATGGTCAATCCATCGGCGCGATCCAGGGAAGCATCCTCACCCGCGCCGATGGCTCGCTCGTCGCCCTCGGCCGCAGCCGACAGGCCCGTCTCTGGCAAGCTGTCTCGACCGACGGCGGCTCCTCCTGGTCCGAGATGACCCTGACCGACCTGCCGAACCCGAACTCCGGGACCGACGCCGTGACCCTCTCCGATGGCCGCCACCTGCTCGTCTACAACGCCACCGAACGCGGTCGATCCCCCCTGAACGTGGCCATCTCCAGCGACGACGGCAAGAGCTGGACCATGATTCACACCCTGGAGTCGGAACCCGGCGAGTACTCCTACCCCGCCGTCATCCAGGCCAAAGACGGCACGATCCACATCACCTATACCTGGAACCGCACCCGCATCAAGCACGTGGAACTCGACCCGAACCAGATTTAA
- a CDS encoding SDR family NAD(P)-dependent oxidoreductase produces the protein MDMQLSDKIALVTGSTAGIGKAIAAALAAEGATVIINGRNPETVEAAARELSSLGGGAVHGVACALDSAEGVDALLKGAEAVGPVDILINNVGIFEPKPFDEIPDADWQRFFDVNVMSGVRCSRALMGGMRDRGWGRILFISSESGINIPQEMVHYGMTKTAQLAISRGLAKTLAGTGVTVNCLLPGPTWTEGVATFVQRMAEQRGTTAEAMKAEFVPMVRPSSLIRRFATPEEVAAHAVYLCSPLASATSGAAHRVEGGIVDVCF, from the coding sequence ATGGATATGCAGCTTTCCGACAAGATCGCCCTCGTCACCGGCTCCACGGCAGGGATCGGCAAGGCGATCGCCGCAGCCCTTGCCGCCGAAGGGGCGACCGTCATCATCAACGGTCGCAACCCCGAGACAGTCGAGGCGGCCGCCCGAGAGCTCTCCTCACTCGGGGGCGGTGCCGTGCACGGGGTCGCCTGTGCCCTCGATTCCGCCGAAGGTGTTGATGCGTTGCTCAAGGGGGCCGAGGCTGTCGGTCCGGTCGATATCCTGATCAACAATGTCGGCATCTTCGAGCCGAAGCCGTTCGACGAGATTCCCGACGCCGACTGGCAACGCTTCTTTGATGTGAACGTCATGTCCGGGGTCCGCTGCTCCCGGGCCTTGATGGGAGGGATGCGCGACCGCGGCTGGGGCCGCATTCTGTTCATCTCCAGCGAGTCGGGCATCAACATCCCGCAAGAGATGGTCCACTACGGCATGACCAAGACCGCCCAGCTTGCCATCTCCCGGGGGCTGGCCAAGACCCTCGCCGGCACGGGCGTGACGGTCAACTGCCTCTTGCCCGGCCCGACCTGGACCGAAGGCGTGGCGACCTTCGTGCAGCGGATGGCCGAGCAACGCGGGACGACCGCCGAGGCGATGAAGGCCGAGTTCGTGCCGATGGTCCGGCCCAGCTCCCTCATCCGACGCTTCGCCACCCCCGAGGAGGTGGCGGCACATGCCGTCTACCTCTGCTCTCCCCTGGCCTCGGCCACCAGCGGCGCAGCCCATCGTGTCGAGGGGGGGATCGTCGACGTCTGCTTCTGA